A stretch of Pseudolysobacter antarcticus DNA encodes these proteins:
- the rpmH gene encoding 50S ribosomal protein L34: MKRTFQPSNLKRARTHGFRARMKTRGGRAVINARRAKGRKRLTP, from the coding sequence ATGAAGCGCACTTTCCAACCCAGTAATCTCAAACGCGCCCGTACCCACGGCTTTCGTGCCCGCATGAAAACGCGCGGTGGCCGTGCCGTGATCAACGCGCGTCGTGCCAAGGGCCGCAAGCGCCTGACTCCCTGA